From a region of the Hippopotamus amphibius kiboko isolate mHipAmp2 chromosome 3, mHipAmp2.hap2, whole genome shotgun sequence genome:
- the LOC130848962 gene encoding transmembrane epididymal protein 1A-like, whose protein sequence is MGTFIGHVYPGLFLLSYGLYQAVVVSKAVIFNDTFLCPSPPPGNKGRWARLWRIPYRGLLKMLAGSGLIAYEISSGKGGLMLMSRELPPRFLYAKQWQHLTMFILLTLNGCVDVVSKNLLPLRCVPLEKGTMVLTFYVLLLLLGSHVQDSAGVELQVHSLLILVVLLLLLVLTVQLWAPDTLQLSVIEAFLFQMMGSWLAQAAFILYKPVTGYPWQDDDISDIMFVTTFFCWHVMINGLCLLGIYGVSSFWYRCYRPSWKLMESRESPGYTSAVGPLYKLLQEAEQSERDDQVLFPKSSP, encoded by the coding sequence ATGGGAACCTTTATCGGTCATGTGTATCCAGGGCTGTTTCTACTCTCATATGGACTGTATCAAGCAGTGGTGGTCTCCAAAGCTGTGATATTCAATGACACGTTCCTGTGTCCTTCACCGCCTCCCGGGAACAAGGGGAGATGGGCCAGGCTGTGGAGAATACCCTACAGAGGCCTGCTGAAGATGCTGGCTGGCTCGGGCTTGATAGCGTATGAGATCAGCTCCGGGAAGGGAGGGCTGATGCTGATGAGCAGGGAGCTGCCACCGAGATTCCTGTACGCCAAGCAGTGGCAGCACCTCACCATGTTCATCCTCCTCACCCTCAACGGCTGTGTGGACGTCGTGAGCAAGAACCTGCTGCCTCTGCGCTGTGTGCCCCTAGAAAAAGGGACCATGGTGCTGACCTTCTAcgtgctcctgctgctgctggggtCACACGTTCAGGACTCGGCAGGGGTGGAGCTACAGGTTCACTCCCTGCTCATCttggtggtgctgctgctgctgctggtgttgaCCGTACAGCTGTGGGCTCCCGACACGCTCCAACTCTCGGTGATCGAGGCCTTTCTGTTTCAGATGATGGGCTCCTGGCTGGCACAGGCAGCCTTCATTCTATACAAACCAGTCACCGGCTACCCGTGGCAGGACGATGACATCAGTGACATCATGTTTGTCACCACCTTCTTCTGCTGGCATGTGATGATCAATGGTTTGTGCCTGTTGGGGATCTATGGTGTCTCTTCCTTTTGGTATCGTTGTTACCGTCCCAGCTGGAAGCTGATGGAGTCCAGAGAATCTCCGGGTTACACGAGCGCCGTGGGACCCCTCTACAAATTGCTGCAGGAAGCGGAACAGTCAGAGAGAGATGACCAGGTTCTCTTTCCTAAGAGCTCACCCTGA